The Tropicibacter oceani DNA segment GCAAAGGCGTCTAAGTCATGGCGCAAAGACATAGGAGTCGCCCGTGGCCAAGGATCCGCTTTTCATCGTCGTCGCCATCGCCATGCTGTTTGTCGTGGCGGTCCTTCTGTTCGGCATCGGCGCTTTCGCCCGTGGCGGAGAGTTCAACCGCAAATACGCCAACAAGGCCATGCGCCTGCGGATCGCCGCGCAATTCGTTGCAGTGCTTTTGATCCTGGGGTTCGTCTGGTTGCGGCGCGGAGGCTGACACGATGGTTGTTCTGAACAAGATTTACACCCGCACCGGTGACAAGGGCGATACCGCGCTGGGCAATGGCGCGCGGGTGGCCAAGTTCGATCCCCGAGTCGCCAGCTATGGCACCTCGGACGAGCTGAACTCGGCCGTCGGCGTTGCCCGCCTGCACGC contains these protein-coding regions:
- a CDS encoding twin transmembrane helix small protein, giving the protein MAKDPLFIVVAIAMLFVVAVLLFGIGAFARGGEFNRKYANKAMRLRIAAQFVAVLLILGFVWLRRGG